CCATAAGCCTTCCGTTTCCCGCCAATATTTTCCTTCCGAAAACTGATGCCGTTACGCCATATCCGCTTATTTCTTCATAATCAGAAATGTTATTTATATCAATTTTCTCTTTGCTCCTGTAGCTTTCCGTTATGCTTTTTGCAATGGGATGCGTGCTCATCTTTTCCGCATAAGCGGCAAGTTTAAGAAGTTCTTCTTCATCGGTTCTTTCCGAAGGCTTAATTTCCGTAACTCCGAATACGCCTTCTGTTATAGTTCCCGTTTTATCCATAACGACTGTATCAACGGCGCATAATGCCTGCAAATAGTTGCTTCCTTTTATAAGTATGCCGTTTTTTGACGCCTCGCCGATACCGGCAAAAAATCCGAGAGGAACAGAAAGCACCAATGCGCACGGGCATGAAACAACAAGGAAAACAAGAGCCCTCGAAACCCAAACCTTTAGTTCGGCTCCCGGGATTAAAAGCGGCGGCAGAAACGCCAACACAGCGGCGGCTATAACAACAGCGGGTGTGTAAACCCTTGCAAATTTCGTTATAAACTGTTCTGTCTTTGTTTTCTTAGAAGCCGAATTTTCCGTAAGCTCCAATATTTTCATAACGGTGGAATTAGCAAATTCTTTTGTAACTTTCACCTTTATCATACCGCTTAAATTAATTGCGCCGCTTAATACTTCGCTTCCGGCTTTTATTCCCCGCGGTACGCTTTCGCCCGTAAGAGCCGACGTATCGACAGAACTTTCGCCCTCTTCCACTTTGCCGTCAAGAGGAATCCTCTCTCCCGGCTTAACAATTATAATATCCCCTGCCGTCACGCTTTCGGGAGAAACAGTTTTAACTTCGCCGTCAATCAATTTATTTGCAAAGTCCGGCCTAATGTCCATAAGGCTTTTAATAGATTTTCTTGATTTTTCAACAGCCATATCCTGAAACGTTTCGCCGATTTGGTAAAACAGCATAACAAATACAGCTTCCGGCATTTCGCCAATAGCTATCGCCCCTACAGTTGAAAGCGCCATTAAAAAGTTTTCGTCAAAAACCTGTCCGCGGGATATATTTTTAACCGCCCTGACAAGCACATCAAGGCCGAATATAAGATAAGCGGTCATAAAAAGCGCCGCATTTAAAATATAAGGAACTTCCGGCCTTTCAGTCGCTATCGCCGCTATAAAAAATGCCGCTCCAATTCCATACTTGATAAGGCGTCCTTTTAAGCTTTCATTTTCATCTCCGTGAGAATGTTCATGTGTATGTTCCTTGCCATGTAAATGTTCATGCACTGCCTGCTCCTCTTCATGCGAATGATGATGCCCGCGGCAACATTCCCTTTCGCGCATATGTCCGTCCGCATGCAAGGCATGTTTTGCAGTTGACAGTTGATCTGAACCTTTTAAATTAACTTTTACATCCGGTTCATATTTATTTGTAATTTTCTCAACCATTTCAAATATTCCCGAAACGCTGTTATTGTCAAAATCAACTTTCATTTCCTGTTTAAAAAGGTTTAAATCAACATTTTTAACCCCTTTGATTTTCTTTGTGTCATTTTCGATTTTTGCCCCGCAGTTACTGCATGTGAGTCCTTTAAGTTCAATAACCATACATTCCATATAATCACCTCGCATTAACATTTGCTTTAATGAACAATTATTCATGTATATTTCAATAATAACGGATGCCCAAAAGCTGTTCCTTAAAATTTATTATTTGATGCATACGCTTCTGAAACATCCATTTTTATAATTTATAACTTTCGTCAAAAACCATATGATTTTAAATCGCCGTATCGGAAATATAACCGGAAACAATAATAAAACTTACAGGGCTAAATTAACAAGTTTTTATTTCATGTTGTTTTATTTTCTCCATAAAACATATTAATATCCCTTTTTATGCTTGATATGGCTTATGCCTTGCCTTAAAATATTCTCAACATGGCTGTCGTCAAGAGAATAATAAACTGTTTTTCCTTCCTTGCGGTTTTTTACCAGTTCATTTTGCCTTAGTACCCTAAGTTGATGGCTTACAGCTGACTGCGTCATATCAAGTTTATCGGCAATCTCGCTGACATTCATTTCTTTTTCCAAAAGAAGCTGTAATAGTTTTATTCTGGTTGAATCGCCGAATACTTTAAAAAAGTCTGCCACGTCATATATCAATTCCTCATTTATATCATCTTTAATAATGTTAAACGCATTTCGGCATTCACTGCAGATTTGGCAGTCTAAGCCCATAATGTCCACCTCTTAATATATGAATATTTGTTCATATATTTATATTAATACTGTCAGTTTAATTTGTCAATCCTAAACTACAGAATTTTTTGTAAAAATAAAATATGCCAGAACTATTACGCCCAATACAATTCTATACCAGCCGAATACTTTAAAATCATGTTTTTTTATGTATCCCATTAAAAACTTGATAACTATAACGGAAACTATAAAAGCTACGGACATACCTGTTAACAGAACCATCATTTC
This genomic window from Anaerotignum faecicola contains:
- a CDS encoding heavy metal translocating P-type ATPase, which produces MECMVIELKGLTCSNCGAKIENDTKKIKGVKNVDLNLFKQEMKVDFDNNSVSGIFEMVEKITNKYEPDVKVNLKGSDQLSTAKHALHADGHMRERECCRGHHHSHEEEQAVHEHLHGKEHTHEHSHGDENESLKGRLIKYGIGAAFFIAAIATERPEVPYILNAALFMTAYLIFGLDVLVRAVKNISRGQVFDENFLMALSTVGAIAIGEMPEAVFVMLFYQIGETFQDMAVEKSRKSIKSLMDIRPDFANKLIDGEVKTVSPESVTAGDIIIVKPGERIPLDGKVEEGESSVDTSALTGESVPRGIKAGSEVLSGAINLSGMIKVKVTKEFANSTVMKILELTENSASKKTKTEQFITKFARVYTPAVVIAAAVLAFLPPLLIPGAELKVWVSRALVFLVVSCPCALVLSVPLGFFAGIGEASKNGILIKGSNYLQALCAVDTVVMDKTGTITEGVFGVTEIKPSERTDEEELLKLAAYAEKMSTHPIAKSITESYRSKEKIDINNISDYEEISGYGVTASVFGRKILAGNGRLMEKYGVKFEKYAGMGSVVYIADENGYLGRVAVSDKIKEDSAEAISKLKKLGIKNTVILTGDTEENGKIVAEAVGADKVYGGLLPGDKVSKIEEIYNGGYSKNVLFAGDGINDAPVLSRVEVGVAMGGMGSDAAIEAADVVIMNDNLMKLPAAIKIARNTNRIVKENIVFALGVKGIVLVLGAAGIAGMWLAVFADVGVAFIAILNSMRKKA
- a CDS encoding metalloregulator ArsR/SmtB family transcription factor translates to MGLDCQICSECRNAFNIIKDDINEELIYDVADFFKVFGDSTRIKLLQLLLEKEMNVSEIADKLDMTQSAVSHQLRVLRQNELVKNRKEGKTVYYSLDDSHVENILRQGISHIKHKKGY